The Candidatus Krumholzibacteriota bacterium genome contains a region encoding:
- the dprA gene encoding DNA-processing protein DprA has protein sequence MITGSDDLLSWVEILSVKGISSLKWSRLNRSLPARRIVSMLRSTPGRKELSRLLGRKVTPPDRSLAERQLRFARKDNCGIITVSDRRYPSLLREIADPPPVLFYAGDPGSLDIPAFCVVGSRNASRRGLLFAENIAFELGRRGFTVVSGMARGIDSMVHSGALESGGKTCGVIGCGIDVPYPPENLSLSIEIISNGIIISEFLPGTPPLKFNFPRRNRIMSGISVGILVVEGRIRSGAMNTARWAAGQGREVFAVPGPAGEDGSEGPHRLIRDGACLVESIDDILAAIPRNAILPFDRSVDRSNNTGECLCEVMPSLTGDEKTVLSFIGVDPKHVDELIRICHISANSILPILLNLEMKGLVEACGGGRFAAASKRLSSRAGNEALDPRSPGIDQ, from the coding sequence ATGATAACAGGTTCCGACGACCTTCTCTCCTGGGTCGAGATATTATCCGTAAAAGGTATCAGCAGCCTTAAATGGTCCAGGCTCAACAGGTCATTGCCGGCCAGGCGAATCGTATCGATGCTGAGAAGTACGCCGGGCCGCAAAGAGCTATCCCGTCTTCTCGGCAGAAAAGTGACTCCCCCAGATCGAAGCTTGGCCGAGCGTCAGCTCCGTTTCGCGCGAAAGGACAACTGCGGGATCATCACGGTCTCGGACAGAAGATACCCTTCCCTTCTCAGGGAGATAGCGGATCCTCCTCCCGTGCTGTTTTACGCGGGAGATCCGGGATCTCTTGATATTCCCGCGTTCTGCGTTGTCGGTTCGAGAAATGCTTCGAGAAGGGGACTTCTTTTTGCAGAGAATATCGCTTTTGAACTCGGAAGAAGAGGTTTTACCGTCGTCTCCGGAATGGCAAGGGGGATCGACAGTATGGTTCATTCGGGAGCGCTCGAAAGCGGGGGAAAGACATGCGGTGTTATCGGATGCGGAATCGATGTTCCTTACCCGCCGGAAAACCTCTCTCTTTCGATCGAGATCATCTCGAACGGGATCATTATTTCCGAATTTCTTCCCGGCACTCCTCCTCTGAAATTTAATTTTCCCAGGCGAAACAGGATCATGAGCGGGATCTCTGTCGGGATACTCGTAGTTGAAGGCAGGATCAGAAGCGGCGCGATGAACACGGCCCGCTGGGCGGCGGGTCAGGGCAGGGAAGTCTTCGCCGTTCCAGGTCCGGCGGGCGAAGATGGTAGCGAAGGTCCGCACAGACTGATAAGGGATGGCGCGTGCCTTGTCGAATCGATAGATGATATACTCGCCGCGATTCCACGCAATGCAATACTGCCTTTCGATCGTTCGGTGGATCGATCGAACAATACCGGAGAATGCCTGTGCGAAGTAATGCCTTCCCTGACGGGTGATGAAAAGACTGTCCTTTCCTTCATCGGAGTCGACCCGAAACATGTTGATGAACTCATACGAATCTGTCATATTTCAGCGAATTCCATCCTGCCGATCCTTCTCAACCTCGAGATGAAGGGTCTCGTGGAAGCCTGCGGAGGTGGAAGATTCGCTGCGGCGTCGAAAAGACTGTCATCCAGGGCCGGAAACGAAGCTCTGGATCCACGCAGCCCCGGTATCGATCAATGA
- a CDS encoding tetratricopeptide repeat protein → MIDTIMGQLGQVQWAEVLRLFIDVTLKGTVICAGAAIATLVLSRSSAFVRNAIWVSVLLGLVLLPVLSLITPVWNLPLLPEPGSWNSARVLGDFEYREGPASAGPPVVTPGAGTAEKSITGKNIFAGTPWYIWVFAVWMAGVVIHICWCLVSWVAMRRFVLNCAEASHGWKDILGDVAGGIGLNRTVRLLESKRIKAAMTTGIFNPVVIVPADSGDWPETHRRLVLSHELVHVKRWDALIEIFTLIVTVIYWFNPVILFAVRQLRIERERDCDDAVLCAGAKPSDYAELLMEIASDLSGQARPVWQLSTISQSSNLKERLMNILNTRIDRKRGSRRVAVVTAILVLMITVPLSTSGLWNSQAVAQTEKEKKEKTEQMEKEKKLEIEKKKKMLEAEKMKNMTEEEKKAYAEQKKQAQREKIMGTWEKISADENSAAAIVGKAIKKKGLENGIKVFQKLKSDGQENIYFKEGEFNTLGYVFLYHEKPDEAIGVFKLNVEEYPDSWNTYDSLGEAYLASGNIEKAKKYYQKSLQINPENKNGQMVLQKIQKKMEMKKEKI, encoded by the coding sequence ATGATCGATACCATTATGGGCCAGCTGGGACAGGTTCAGTGGGCTGAGGTGCTGAGGCTGTTTATCGACGTTACGCTCAAGGGGACGGTCATCTGTGCCGGAGCCGCGATAGCAACGCTCGTTCTGAGTCGTTCGTCGGCTTTCGTGAGAAACGCGATATGGGTCTCGGTCCTGCTGGGACTGGTTCTTTTACCGGTTCTTTCACTTATAACACCGGTCTGGAACCTCCCGTTACTGCCTGAACCGGGCAGTTGGAATTCAGCGCGGGTCCTCGGTGATTTTGAATACCGTGAAGGTCCTGCTTCAGCCGGCCCTCCCGTCGTGACACCAGGAGCCGGTACAGCGGAGAAGAGCATCACGGGGAAAAATATCTTTGCCGGTACTCCCTGGTATATCTGGGTTTTCGCCGTATGGATGGCCGGTGTGGTGATTCACATCTGCTGGTGCCTGGTATCATGGGTCGCGATGCGCCGTTTTGTCCTCAATTGCGCTGAAGCCTCCCATGGCTGGAAAGATATCCTCGGTGATGTCGCCGGAGGAATCGGCCTGAACCGGACCGTACGCCTGCTGGAGTCAAAAAGGATAAAGGCCGCCATGACAACGGGTATATTCAATCCCGTAGTGATAGTGCCGGCCGATTCCGGGGACTGGCCGGAAACGCATCGCAGGCTTGTCCTTTCCCATGAACTTGTCCATGTGAAACGATGGGATGCCCTGATCGAGATCTTTACGCTGATAGTGACTGTGATCTACTGGTTCAATCCGGTCATCCTGTTCGCGGTAAGGCAGCTCAGGATAGAACGTGAACGGGATTGTGATGATGCTGTCCTCTGCGCAGGCGCGAAACCATCAGATTATGCCGAGCTTCTAATGGAAATAGCTTCCGATCTGAGTGGCCAGGCAAGGCCGGTGTGGCAGTTGTCAACTATATCCCAGAGCTCAAACCTTAAGGAGAGGCTGATGAATATCCTCAATACCAGGATCGACAGGAAAAGAGGTAGCCGCAGAGTCGCTGTGGTCACCGCTATCCTGGTCCTGATGATAACGGTTCCCCTTTCGACATCGGGCCTGTGGAATTCTCAGGCGGTCGCGCAGACTGAAAAAGAGAAAAAAGAAAAGACCGAACAGATGGAGAAGGAAAAGAAACTGGAGATCGAAAAGAAAAAAAAGATGCTCGAAGCGGAGAAGATGAAGAATATGACCGAGGAAGAGAAAAAAGCCTACGCGGAGCAGAAAAAGCAGGCCCAGAGGGAAAAGATCATGGGCACCTGGGAGAAGATATCCGCCGATGAAAACTCCGCCGCCGCCATCGTAGGCAAGGCTATCAAGAAAAAAGGCCTCGAAAACGGGATAAAGGTCTTCCAGAAACTCAAGTCCGATGGGCAGGAAAACATCTATTTCAAGGAAGGCGAGTTCAATACTCTCGGCTATGTCTTCCTCTATCACGAGAAACCGGACGAAGCGATAGGGGTATTCAAGCTGAATGTGGAAGAATATCCTGATTCCTGGAATACTTATGATTCTCTCGGAGAAGCGTATCTTGCTTCCGGAAATATTGAAAAGGCGAAGAAATATTACCAGAAATCACTTCAGATCAATCCCGAGAACAAGAACGGACAGATGGTACTCCAGAAGATCCAGAAGAAGATGGAGATGAAGAAAGAGAAGATCTGA
- a CDS encoding BlaI/MecI/CopY family transcriptional regulator → MKNGPKISELTKRERQIMEIIYKLGSSSASEIVDILPGNAVNATVRTMLGVLEEKGYLFHETVKGKFIYKPTIPLGQARKNALDHLMDSFFEGSEASAVISILKRSDARLTDADKEMILELIKNTRKEGR, encoded by the coding sequence ATGAAGAATGGACCGAAGATAAGTGAGCTGACTAAGAGAGAAAGACAGATAATGGAAATCATCTACAAACTGGGAAGTTCCAGCGCCTCCGAGATCGTCGACATTCTCCCGGGCAATGCCGTCAACGCGACCGTGAGGACGATGCTCGGAGTACTTGAGGAAAAGGGCTACCTCTTTCACGAAACGGTAAAGGGAAAATTCATTTACAAACCGACGATCCCCCTTGGCCAGGCGAGAAAAAACGCACTCGATCATCTTATGGACTCGTTTTTTGAAGGTTCTGAAGCGAGCGCCGTCATCTCGATATTGAAGAGGTCTGATGCCAGGCTGACTGATGCGGATAAAGAAATGATACTGGAGTTGATAAAGAATACGAGAAAGGAGGGAAGGTAA
- a CDS encoding RNA polymerase sigma factor — protein sequence MTDEQLKAADGDIISQVLGGDHDAFGRLIDRYSEEILRIVSRRIPAEDAGEVAHEVFIRAFRSLAGFRGESPFGNWLARIAVRSCHDYWRERYRSKESPMNTLETEQKEWLDRFTSETAKDSFDREESKKTAREILMWALEKIDPDDRAVLELVHLDGFSVSEAALTLGWSKGKVKIRAFRSRNRLRKLLEKVID from the coding sequence ATGACCGACGAACAGTTAAAAGCCGCCGACGGGGATATCATCAGCCAGGTGCTGGGTGGGGACCATGACGCTTTCGGGAGATTGATAGACAGGTACAGTGAAGAGATCCTCAGGATCGTATCAAGAAGAATACCGGCGGAAGACGCCGGAGAGGTAGCTCATGAAGTTTTTATCAGGGCGTTCAGATCGCTTGCCGGATTCAGGGGAGAAAGCCCATTTGGCAACTGGCTCGCCAGGATCGCCGTCCGGAGTTGTCACGATTACTGGCGCGAAAGATACAGATCGAAAGAATCGCCGATGAATACTCTTGAAACCGAACAGAAGGAATGGCTTGACCGTTTCACTTCGGAAACCGCGAAAGATTCTTTCGACAGGGAAGAATCGAAGAAGACAGCCAGAGAGATCCTGATGTGGGCACTTGAAAAGATCGACCCGGACGACAGAGCTGTCCTCGAACTGGTTCATCTTGACGGTTTTTCCGTCAGTGAAGCAGCACTCACGCTTGGCTGGAGCAAAGGCAAAGTGAAGATACGAGCATTCAGATCGAGAAACAGATTAAGGAAATTGCTGGAGAAGGTCATCGATTGA
- a CDS encoding TolC family protein yields MTVKLIIYLLFILITVSSCGTGLLKPGIDSHASRLVEIPSTYEGSLADSSSPADFDKWWTVFQDPDIDTLVEDLIERNLDIQVASAVIKEMQARSSQTRSARLPSVSLNGSYQRQLTPEISTPMGISGGEETDSYNLSAAASFELDLWGKLSMADEAARFDLLSSIENRNIIVQGIISEAISIYLQIEALERRIAISEETISRYKNNVEIMTYRYNKGLVSTLELQQSKRNLASAESNLPLLRQELGINQQRLRIITGKYPATSPPKKQPEDYFRTLSPVPEGLPSDLLENRPDIRSAAARLGAAAARVGVARSNLLPRITFTGNYGYASDQLTDLTGPGNLLWNIIAGITQPVFSSGRLTAEKNAAWAKYQQEYVSYAKVILNAFSEVEAALLTREQQIRRREKVIVFLRQARSTQEIAEKRYQRGLISYLTVLDAMQARFIAEQSLVLTDLAIMTNRVALHRALGGSWLEEKE; encoded by the coding sequence TTGACTGTGAAACTGATAATATATCTTCTTTTCATACTCATTACGGTCTCCTCGTGCGGAACCGGGCTTTTAAAACCTGGTATCGATAGCCATGCTTCCCGCCTCGTCGAGATCCCTTCAACCTATGAAGGATCATTGGCAGACAGTTCATCCCCGGCAGATTTTGACAAATGGTGGACCGTTTTTCAGGATCCGGATATCGATACTCTCGTAGAAGACCTGATCGAAAGAAACCTCGATATTCAGGTCGCCAGCGCGGTTATAAAGGAAATGCAGGCGAGATCGTCACAGACCCGCTCGGCGAGATTGCCTTCGGTCTCACTGAACGGAAGTTACCAGCGCCAGTTGACGCCGGAAATATCGACTCCGATGGGGATCTCGGGGGGAGAAGAAACTGACTCGTATAATCTATCCGCCGCGGCTTCGTTCGAACTCGATCTCTGGGGAAAATTATCGATGGCCGATGAAGCCGCCCGCTTCGACCTTCTTTCCTCGATCGAAAACAGAAATATTATTGTGCAGGGGATAATCTCCGAAGCGATATCGATCTATCTCCAGATCGAGGCTCTTGAAAGACGGATCGCCATATCAGAGGAGACTATCTCCAGATATAAGAATAACGTCGAAATAATGACCTATCGTTACAACAAGGGACTGGTATCGACTCTTGAACTTCAGCAGTCGAAGCGCAATCTCGCGAGTGCTGAATCGAACCTGCCACTTCTCAGGCAGGAACTCGGGATCAATCAGCAACGTCTCCGCATCATCACGGGAAAATATCCCGCGACCAGTCCACCGAAGAAACAACCTGAGGATTACTTCAGAACCCTCTCCCCCGTTCCCGAAGGCCTTCCCTCAGACCTTCTTGAGAACAGGCCCGACATCAGAAGCGCAGCGGCGAGGCTTGGAGCGGCTGCCGCCAGAGTAGGCGTCGCCAGGAGCAACCTTCTGCCCAGGATCACCTTCACCGGAAATTACGGTTACGCCAGCGACCAGCTCACAGACCTGACCGGGCCGGGGAACCTCCTCTGGAACATAATCGCTGGTATAACCCAGCCTGTCTTCAGTTCAGGAAGGCTTACCGCTGAAAAAAATGCCGCGTGGGCGAAATATCAGCAGGAATACGTCAGTTACGCTAAAGTGATCCTTAACGCTTTCTCGGAAGTGGAAGCCGCCCTTCTCACTCGGGAGCAGCAGATCAGGAGAAGGGAAAAGGTCATTGTCTTCCTGCGCCAGGCAAGAAGCACTCAGGAAATAGCCGAAAAAAGATATCAGAGAGGGCTCATAAGCTATCTGACCGTACTCGACGCGATGCAGGCAAGGTTCATCGCCGAACAGAGTCTTGTCCTTACCGACCTTGCGATAATGACCAACAGGGTCGCCCTGCATCGAGCACTCGGCGGCAGCTGGCTGGAAGAAAAGGAATGA
- a CDS encoding efflux RND transporter periplasmic adaptor subunit, whose product MGVTKRLGDLRRSRPRLFQFLISIVIIAVGAFIVVVLMATKTEVIKRKSSIPVPVVNTLRIEPAARRIVLTGEGTVRPLRIINLVPQVSGKIVSLDDRFADGGEFARGEQLLKIEDTDYRLAVKSAESKVMDLESRLQMAIEEAAAAREEWAMSNNGEEKPPPLVAKEPQLAASRAALSAAEAEYERAMLNLERTSITAPFEGRISAKNADIGQFVSPGQVLATIYSIEAAEITVPMKNDDLSWFSVPGFTTENDPGSCATVIAEIAGMELQWPAMVMRAEGFLDSRTRMVNVVVRVDKPYQSTPPLAMGLFTSVRIEGNLLENTTVIPRSSVHEDNTVWLVDPDGRLRFRRVEIARFEGNDAWITSGLSAGELVVTSAVKAVTDSMKVNLRPVKGKDGK is encoded by the coding sequence ATGGGTGTTACGAAGAGACTCGGGGACCTCAGGAGATCAAGACCCCGGTTGTTTCAATTTCTCATCTCGATCGTGATCATCGCCGTGGGAGCTTTCATCGTCGTTGTCTTGATGGCCACAAAGACAGAGGTGATAAAACGTAAGTCCAGCATTCCTGTGCCTGTCGTGAACACACTCAGGATCGAACCGGCCGCCAGGAGGATAGTTCTTACGGGAGAAGGGACTGTAAGGCCCCTGAGAATCATAAACCTTGTGCCCCAGGTCAGCGGAAAGATAGTCTCGCTCGATGACAGGTTCGCCGATGGAGGAGAATTTGCCCGGGGAGAACAACTCCTTAAGATCGAGGACACCGATTACAGGCTTGCCGTCAAATCGGCCGAATCAAAGGTCATGGACCTTGAAAGCAGACTCCAGATGGCGATCGAGGAAGCGGCGGCGGCCAGGGAAGAATGGGCGATGAGTAATAATGGAGAGGAAAAACCTCCCCCCCTTGTCGCCAAGGAACCACAACTTGCCGCCTCCAGAGCGGCTCTTTCAGCGGCGGAAGCTGAATACGAAAGAGCAATGTTGAATCTGGAAAGGACATCGATAACCGCTCCTTTCGAGGGAAGAATAAGCGCCAAGAACGCCGACATCGGCCAGTTTGTCTCGCCCGGGCAGGTCCTCGCGACGATATATTCGATCGAGGCTGCCGAGATCACCGTCCCGATGAAAAATGATGATCTGTCATGGTTTTCAGTACCCGGATTCACTACGGAAAATGATCCGGGCAGTTGCGCTACCGTCATCGCCGAAATCGCCGGAATGGAACTTCAGTGGCCTGCCATGGTGATGCGCGCGGAAGGGTTCCTTGATTCGAGAACCAGGATGGTGAACGTGGTCGTCAGGGTCGACAAACCTTACCAGTCTACTCCGCCTCTGGCGATGGGCCTTTTTACGTCGGTAAGGATCGAAGGCAATCTTCTCGAAAATACAACGGTCATTCCCCGCTCGAGCGTACATGAGGACAACACGGTCTGGCTTGTCGATCCGGATGGAAGGCTTAGGTTCCGCAGGGTGGAGATAGCAAGATTCGAGGGAAACGACGCGTGGATAACCTCCGGACTCTCAGCCGGCGAACTCGTCGTGACCTCCGCCGTTAAAGCAGTCACGGACAGCATGAAAGTGAATCTCCGTCCGGTGAAAGGAAAAGACGGAAAATGA
- a CDS encoding efflux RND transporter permease subunit yields the protein MNGLIRWFTENHVASNLLMVFLLVAGFMTAQTVKVETFPDFSLDIINISVEYPGASPEEIEESIVQRIEERIAGLAGIKEINSTAQESYGSVNIEVVNGWDIENLVNDVKSEVDRIRTFPAEAERPVVRQIVRTNQVINLAVFGDADEATIKHLAEKIKDDLTELPGITLVDLFGVKKGEIHIDISEKDLRRYHLTLDQVADRVRKASLDLPAGSIKSSDGTIMIRTKGRRYYASDYTDIAVITDPDGHKVTLGQIATLTDGFEDIDIHVKTKGKPAAFIQVYRVADQSALKVANEVKEYVKEIEEDLPEGIEIVFFADMSEILKSRLNLLIRNMALGLILVIILLSLFLNPKLAFWVTLGIPISFATALWLLPLFNVSINLISLFAFILILGIVVDDAIVIGENIYRKRENGIDGIKGAVSGAAQVSRPVIFAVLTTIAAFYPLLMIPGVRGNFMRNIPIVVILVLLGSLLESLFILPGHLARSRFKGINHSAGDKRTKWSDRKLKEFIKGPYSRALRFSLKWRYAVVASGIALLLITAGIFQSGRIKFSLFPKIDADNLVCSVVMPPSTPVEKTEEVLAHIERSAIEMVREIDSKRPPNSPSVMEEYFSLIGVHMGGGGPMGTSTSGGHLAQVHIQLLEGEKRKIKASLLANEWRKKTGPIPEARTVSFVGQLRAMDSPVEVHLSSNNNQSLLEAVEAMKDELSQFPGLIDINDNFLPGKDELQMRLKPSARALGLSLNDLARQVRAAFYGSEALRIQRDKDEVKILVRYPDSERKTLDNIENMRIRTPDGTEIPFAQIASVNMKQGYAVIQRSQRKRVIAVTADVEEEIANASEINARLEEETLDQLSRRFPDVRFIIEGSGKEDKEFMSSIGRSFLFALFLIYALLAIPFRSFSQPIIVMTAIPFGIVGAIMGHMLMGFDISMMSMFGIVGLSGVVVNDSLVLIEATNRIKDSGKSHFEAITSAGALRFRAIILTSITTFGGLTPMLMERSLQAKFLIPMAAGLGYGVLFATGITLILIPCLYLILEDIHILWKNLKSSLS from the coding sequence ATGAACGGACTTATCAGATGGTTCACTGAAAATCACGTCGCGTCCAATCTTCTGATGGTCTTTCTGCTTGTTGCCGGGTTCATGACGGCGCAGACGGTGAAAGTGGAGACTTTCCCCGATTTCTCTCTCGATATCATAAACATATCCGTTGAATATCCGGGAGCTTCCCCGGAAGAAATTGAAGAATCGATCGTCCAGAGGATCGAGGAACGGATCGCCGGACTCGCCGGGATAAAAGAGATTAACTCGACCGCGCAGGAAAGTTACGGATCGGTGAATATCGAGGTCGTCAACGGCTGGGACATAGAGAACCTTGTAAATGACGTCAAATCAGAAGTAGACCGTATCAGGACTTTTCCGGCTGAAGCTGAAAGGCCTGTCGTAAGGCAGATAGTAAGGACAAACCAGGTAATAAACCTCGCCGTGTTCGGCGACGCCGACGAGGCTACGATCAAACACCTGGCGGAAAAGATAAAGGACGATCTGACAGAACTGCCAGGAATCACCCTTGTCGATCTTTTCGGCGTAAAGAAGGGCGAGATCCATATAGATATTTCCGAAAAGGATCTTCGGCGATACCACCTCACTCTCGACCAGGTCGCTGACAGGGTGCGCAAGGCAAGTCTCGATCTGCCGGCGGGATCGATCAAGTCATCCGACGGTACGATAATGATCAGGACCAAGGGAAGACGCTACTACGCGAGTGATTACACTGATATAGCTGTTATTACCGATCCCGACGGCCACAAGGTGACTCTCGGCCAGATAGCTACTCTGACCGACGGGTTTGAGGATATCGATATCCACGTAAAGACAAAGGGAAAACCAGCGGCCTTTATTCAGGTCTACAGAGTCGCCGACCAGAGCGCGCTGAAGGTCGCGAACGAAGTAAAAGAGTACGTGAAGGAGATAGAGGAGGATCTTCCCGAAGGGATCGAGATCGTCTTCTTCGCCGACATGTCGGAGATCCTTAAAAGCAGATTGAACCTTCTGATCAGAAATATGGCCCTCGGTCTCATCCTCGTGATCATCCTTCTCAGCCTCTTCCTCAATCCGAAACTCGCGTTCTGGGTCACGCTGGGGATCCCGATATCTTTCGCCACGGCGTTGTGGCTTCTCCCCCTCTTTAACGTCTCGATCAACCTCATCTCCCTTTTCGCCTTTATACTGATCCTCGGGATAGTGGTCGATGACGCGATAGTGATAGGTGAGAATATCTACAGGAAAAGGGAAAACGGTATCGACGGGATCAAGGGCGCGGTAAGTGGAGCGGCCCAGGTATCTCGCCCCGTCATATTCGCCGTACTTACGACTATCGCGGCATTTTATCCACTACTGATGATACCGGGCGTCCGCGGCAATTTCATGCGGAATATTCCAATTGTCGTCATACTCGTTCTTCTCGGATCTCTCCTTGAATCTCTATTCATACTCCCCGGCCACCTTGCCAGAAGCAGATTCAAAGGTATAAATCATTCAGCCGGAGATAAAAGGACAAAATGGTCAGATCGAAAACTCAAGGAATTCATCAAGGGTCCATACTCACGGGCACTGCGATTCTCCCTGAAGTGGAGATACGCGGTAGTCGCCTCCGGGATCGCGCTGCTTCTCATCACCGCGGGGATATTTCAGAGTGGCAGAATAAAATTCAGCCTCTTTCCAAAGATCGACGCGGATAACCTCGTTTGTTCGGTAGTAATGCCGCCAAGCACCCCCGTGGAAAAGACCGAAGAGGTCCTGGCTCACATAGAGAGATCAGCGATCGAGATGGTCAGGGAGATCGATTCGAAAAGGCCGCCGAACTCGCCTTCGGTGATGGAAGAATATTTTTCACTTATCGGTGTGCATATGGGCGGAGGCGGACCGATGGGAACAAGCACTTCAGGCGGACATCTTGCCCAGGTTCATATACAACTCCTCGAAGGTGAAAAAAGGAAGATCAAAGCATCTCTGCTTGCCAACGAATGGAGGAAGAAGACCGGGCCGATCCCGGAAGCGAGGACTGTCAGTTTTGTCGGGCAGCTCCGCGCGATGGATTCCCCCGTCGAAGTGCACCTTTCATCGAACAATAACCAGAGCCTTCTTGAAGCTGTTGAGGCGATGAAAGACGAACTGAGCCAGTTTCCCGGCCTAATCGATATCAACGATAACTTCCTCCCCGGGAAAGATGAGCTCCAGATGAGGCTCAAACCCTCGGCAAGGGCGCTCGGCCTTTCTCTGAACGACCTTGCCAGGCAGGTGAGAGCCGCTTTTTACGGCTCCGAAGCGTTACGGATCCAGAGAGACAAGGACGAGGTCAAGATCCTGGTGAGATATCCTGATTCCGAGAGAAAGACGCTCGACAATATTGAAAACATGAGGATCAGGACGCCCGACGGTACGGAAATCCCCTTTGCCCAGATCGCCTCCGTGAACATGAAGCAGGGATATGCCGTCATACAGCGTTCCCAGCGAAAACGGGTGATCGCAGTCACCGCGGACGTCGAGGAGGAAATCGCCAACGCCTCGGAGATAAACGCCCGGCTCGAAGAGGAAACTCTTGACCAGCTTTCGAGACGTTTTCCCGATGTCCGGTTTATCATCGAGGGATCAGGAAAAGAGGACAAGGAGTTCATGAGTTCCATCGGGAGGTCTTTCCTTTTCGCTCTGTTTCTGATCTATGCTCTTCTTGCGATTCCCTTCAGGTCATTCTCACAGCCGATCATCGTCATGACGGCGATTCCATTTGGTATTGTTGGGGCGATCATGGGCCACATGCTGATGGGATTCGATATAAGCATGATGAGCATGTTCGGAATAGTCGGTCTTTCGGGAGTCGTGGTCAACGACTCCCTGGTACTTATCGAAGCGACCAACAGGATAAAGGATAGCGGAAAGTCGCACTTCGAAGCGATAACCTCGGCGGGAGCGCTCCGATTCAGGGCGATCATCCTTACATCGATAACGACTTTCGGCGGATTGACTCCCATGCTCATGGAACGCAGCCTCCAGGCAAAGTTCCTGATCCCGATGGCGGCCGGCCTGGGATACGGAGTCCTTTTCGCTACAGGTATAACGTTGATCCTGATACCGTGCCTTTATCTTATACTCGAAGACATCCATATTTTATGGAAGAATCTCAAATCGAGTCTCAGCTGA
- a CDS encoding 4Fe-4S binding protein has protein sequence MINWHLKWALISLIASIVAGFLVRFESTRRLKTLFLLLSIVILGFYNGACPCPIQSLMNVVRISTGKNVKWQNLVFFIGLLPVTWFFGRIYCGWICHMGALQEFIFLPSRFNLLRSSRAQKILRYARYVFLAALVSWVAVKKFAVWCLYDPFRVAFKLSSYNLTGWILLGLLLLSSLFIYRPFCRGFCPIGLILGWVTKIPGARVIGQSKECTLCMACANKCRIDAIVRDGNSFVMDNQECVVCGDCLDACRINGLGLYRKDREHPGSFSC, from the coding sequence GTGATCAACTGGCATCTTAAATGGGCTCTGATATCGCTGATCGCTTCGATCGTGGCCGGGTTCCTTGTCCGGTTCGAATCCACGAGAAGGCTCAAAACCCTGTTCCTTCTATTATCGATCGTCATCCTCGGTTTTTACAACGGCGCCTGCCCCTGCCCGATCCAGAGCCTGATGAATGTGGTCCGGATATCGACAGGCAAAAACGTGAAGTGGCAGAATCTGGTCTTCTTCATCGGCCTGCTACCGGTGACGTGGTTTTTCGGCAGGATCTATTGCGGGTGGATCTGCCATATGGGAGCGCTCCAGGAATTCATATTTCTTCCTTCCCGGTTCAATCTTTTAAGATCATCGCGCGCCCAGAAAATACTCAGATACGCGCGATACGTTTTTCTCGCAGCCCTTGTCTCGTGGGTCGCGGTAAAAAAATTCGCCGTATGGTGTCTTTACGATCCTTTTCGCGTTGCCTTCAAACTGTCGTCTTATAATCTGACAGGCTGGATCCTTCTTGGTCTTCTCCTTCTCAGTTCCCTTTTCATATACCGGCCTTTCTGCAGAGGCTTCTGCCCCATAGGCCTGATCCTGGGGTGGGTGACGAAGATCCCCGGAGCCCGCGTGATCGGACAGAGCAAGGAATGTACGCTTTGTATGGCGTGCGCCAATAAATGCAGGATAGACGCTATCGTTCGAGATGGAAATAGTTTTGTAATGGATAACCAGGAATGCGTCGTCTGTGGAGACTGCCTCGACGCCTGCAGAATAAACGGGCTCGGTCTTTACAGGAAGGACAGGGAACACCCAGGTTCATTTT